The genomic stretch ATTTTAAATTATGATACAGAAAGAGCAGCGAAATATGGGTTAGAACTTAAAGTAGCTTTAGGAATCCACCCAACGAATATTGTTAAATCTCCAGAAATCATTTTTAATAAATTAAATGATTATATTGAAAATAAAGATATAATAGCTATTGGAGAAATAGGTCTTGAAAATTTAACTCCAGAAGAATTTAATATATTTGAAAAACAGCTTGAAATAGCTGATGAAACAAAGTCAAAGGTCATAATCCATACCCCACGAAAAGACAAAAAAGAAGTTCTAAAAGAAATTAAGTCAGTTGTACTTAAAAAAATAGATCCTAAACTAGTTGTTATAGATCATATTAATTCAAAAGTAATTGATGAAGTTATAGATGAAGATTTCATTTTAGGATTAACCATTCAACCTCAAAAGATGGAAATTGATGAAGCTGTTGATATTTTAAAAGAATATGGATTTGATAAATTCCTTTTAAATAGTGACATAAGTAATATGCCATCTGACCCTTTATCTGTTCCAAAAACAGTGCGTACATTACAAAAAATTGGTTTTGATGGGAAAAAAATAGATAAAGTAGCTTTCAAAAATGCTAAAACTTTTTTTAATATTTAATTATGAAAAAAATCAATATATGCTAATATAAAATATATGTTAATTTGAAAAACATTAAAGAGACAAAATAAACTAATATTAATAATTATAAGATGATTATCTATAAAATAGAAATAAAAATAAGATAATATAAGAATAACTATAAAATAAGTATGAAATAAGATAAAATAATATAAAATAATATAAAATAATATAATATAAAGTAAAATAAAATAGAATAAGATAAAGTATTAAGATTAATAAGATAAAATAATTATAAAAATAATACTAAACTACTAAACTATTTATCCTTTTTTGATTAAATTAATTCTTGAAGGGGTTAAAATAATCATATTTTTATCAGGGCCTTTACAAAGAGAAATTGCCTCTGTTTTATGTTTATTTCTAAGAATTTTAATCTTTTCTCCAGCCATTTGGAATGCATCGGGACCTTCATTTTCAAGAAATCCTAAATCGACAATAACAGGATTATTTTCTTCAACAATTTGATCAAATACATAATCCATATCATCAACAGTTCTAGGTCTGATTAAAATAATTTCATAAAACGGTTGCTCAGGTGCTATGTAAAAATCATTTTCTAATAGATCTTCAGCATAGTCTCCTGTTACAGGTTCTCTTGTTTCTTCATCAAACCCAAGACTTCTTTTTAAAGTATCAACAAAACTCATTTATTGTTCTCCTCTAAATATTTTAAAATAGAATCTAATAATTTTGAAGCACCTTCATTATAAACATCTGCAGAAGGTAAATTAAACTCTGATTCAAAGTCTTCAGATTTCATATTTGAATCAGCATTTCTTAAATTTATAGACAGCCCTACAACTTTAGTTGGCTCAACAGCTTCAATTGCAGTTATTTCTTCAGTTATGCCCCTTGGATCCCTATAAGGATGATTAGGCCTGTGACAAACAATTGTAGCATCAGGAGAAGCTCCAATTAAAATAGCTGCAGATAAACCTCTTGGGTGAGGATTTCCTTTTTCTGTTAAACTAGACTGACCTTCAATAAATATTATATCAGGATTTTTCTTTTTTTCAAGATATCTGATTGAACCAAGAATTGCAGAAGGAATATCCATTGCTGATAAACTTCCTGCTCTGAAATTCAAGTCAGAAGGTTGTTCTAAGCCCATTTCATCAGTAGAAATAACAACTGAAGTCAATCCTTTCTTATCAGCTGCTTTCCCCAATAATCTAGTTGTTGTTCTTTTCCCACATTCTTGAGAGGTTCCTCCAACAAAAACAACAGGTGCTTTTGGTTTATAAGATATTTTAGGAAGAGTCTCACAACATTTTTCTGGAGAAATACCGAATAAATCATTGATTACATCTAATCTAGGACTTATTTCTTTTATTGTAACATTTTTTTCATTTGCAAAATTTAATAAGGAAATATTGTCATTAAGAGGAAGTGATCTAAATGAAGAAACCACATTTTTACCATTATCAATAGCTTGAACAGCATATCTAAGAGCTGAACCTTCCGCACCAATTGGCAACATAATAGCTACACTTTTAGCATCAGTCTCCTCCATTGTCTTAATTAAGCTTCCTGAGACATTAGATCCACAAAATGTTTTCCCATGCTTAGTATCATCATCATCAATGAATCCAACAGTTTCAATTCCTTCTAAATTAGAAAACTTTTCTCCACCTCCACCACATCCAATGACGATAAATGGATTAAGACTTTGAAGTTCTTCAACTGAGACAATAGAATACAAGAAATCACTCCTAAAATTCAATAAAGTTAATTTGATAAATTTATTATATTATTTGAATTATTATAAATATGAGTTTTATAATCTAAATTATTTCTAAATTTTTTAGATTATATATAAATTATTGTACATAAATCATTTATAATATTATAAATAAAGTTATAATAATAATTATTATAAAATATATATTTTAATTGCATAATTTTACATTCATAAATACATTAAAACTTAATATTAATATAATTTTTATATTAATATAATCTTAATATAATTTTTTTATATTTAAATATATTAATTAATATAATAATTATAATTAGAATATATATTAATATAATCTAAATAATTTAATTAAAATATATATTTTATAATAAATTAAGGACTTAGAAATTATACCTTATACATTATTTTAATATTATATTTTATTGTTATTAAATATATAGTTTGAGTATTTTTAAAAAAAATTACTTAAAATTTGTATAAATATGAAACAAAAGTGGAATAAACAGATTATATATCTATTAATCAAACGATAGATAATAAAAACAAAATAGATAATAAAATATAATCTAAAAATTATTAATATTTGAATTAACAAACTAAAAAATAGATTTGGAATTATTGATGAATTATATGTTCAAATAAATAATAATTAAGGCCCAAATGATAAAAATATTTAAAAAAACCAGCTAGATTGGAAAAAAATCTTATATTAATGAGAAGTGCATTTAATAATTATAAAATTCTATCAATTTCAACTATTTTCTCTTTTTGTATGATTTTCTTTTTTATTAACTTATTATATATATCAATCCATTAATATTTTGTTTATTTATGAAAATTTATGAGCATATGTTTCATTAGGCAATTTTGTATATTGTTAGTTTTTTATTTATTTTAGAGTATTTATTTTGGATATGTATTTTGGACTATGTATTTTGATTATCTGTTTTTTGGTGTTTATTTTGGTTATTTAAGGTTAGATATATTTTAATTCTTTTTTATTATTAATTGATAAGAAAAAATAGAAATATATATATTATATAATGTTTATTCTCGAAATTAATTATCTATTGTATGTTTTGCATTATATATTAGCACAAAATTTAAATAGTTTATCATACTTATATATTATACAATCTTATAAGTTTAATACTTTAATATTTAGATAAATTATAATATTATATTTATAGTATTTTTACTATTAATATAATAAAACAGGTCAAACGGGGGTTTGAAGAGTTTTTAGTTTTATGTATTAATAATCTCATTATTAATGAGGGTAAATTATTAATTCATGCGAAAATATAGGGGTAAAAAGCTATTTTTAATTTTTTAATATTTTCATAGTTATTTTATTCTTTATAAATAATTATAATGATTTCTGCCATAGTTAATAAATCAGAAAAAATATTAAAAAACGAGATATCTTAAAGGAAAATTATACATAAACGATATATATAAAAGAAAAGTGGTTTTTATTAATGATTCTTTAGTATAAAATCATTATTACTATTTTCTTTCACTGTAATTATGTCAAGTATATATTTATCTTTTTTGTATCATTTAGACTTAAATAAACATATTATTGTCTAAAATATTTATTCCCTTTTATTTATCAAAAAATGAAATTTTTTTGAGTGTGTGTAATATTATGAATTATTAGTAACTAAAAAATTATATCTATTATACTCAGCCCATTGAAAGAATTATTTTGGGATAAACTAATATTATAATAAAAGAAGTAATATAATAATAAGTAAGTTCCCCCTCTCCACTAAGACACCTCTTTAAATTCTTTCTTTAAATATAGAAATAATTAATTAGTAATTACTGATAATTCCATTACACACACTCCAAAAAATCATGTTAATTTATATAGAGTTAAAAATATGAAAAAAATAAAACAATTAATAATCTAATGGTCACTATTAATGTTTTATAAAAAACAGGAAAAAAATCCATATTATTAGCTCTTTTATTACCATAGTTTGATTTAGTGTTCTGAAAAACAAAAAAAATAAACCTATTTATTATTAGAATAAAAATTTATTAAATTATTATTCTTCTTTTCTTTTTATAAATTGGATTTTTCTTTGGGTTAATTTTTTACTTTAACTTATTTTTAGAAGTTGTTAAATTAATATTTTGATATATATCCATCATAAGATACTTATTAAACTATTCAAAAAAACTAATGAATAAAGTAAAATCAATATTGAACCATATAAATTCATCTACTACTTAAATTTATAGTAAAATAGATGATGAGACTATAAAAAATAGCTATGGAAAATAAAATGCTAATAAAAAGATACTTAAACAATGACAGAAATAATAAATGTAAGGATTATTACTAAATCTTTTTTTATTTCAGTAATTGTTGTTAAAAAAGCTAAGAAGGGAGTAAATTGAGAAAACCATATGTTATATTAGTCGGAAGTGCATCAGGAATTGGTAAGTCTACAATATCTGCAGAATTAGCTAAAAAGTTAGAAATAAAACATTTATTAGAAACTGACTTTATTAGAGAAATTGTTAGAGGAATCATAGGAGAAGAATATGCACCTGCTTTACATAAATCTTCTTTTGATGCATTTACAGTTTTAAGAAACAAACAAAATTTTGATACTAATGATGAACTTATAAATGCAGGTTTTGTTGAACATGCCTCCTTTGTTATTCCAGCTATTGAAAAAGTAATCAGCAGAGCTATTTCTGATTATGATGATGTAGTTATTGAGGGCGTGCATCTTGTTCCAGGATTGATAGATATAGATAAGTTTAAAAATGATGCATCAATACATTTTTTCGTTTTAGAATCTAGTGAAGAGAATCATAAAGATCGTTTTGTTAAAAGAGCTATGCAAATTCACAGAGGTGGAAAACAACTAGAATATTTCTCTGAAAATAGAGTCATTCATGATTTTCTAGTGAAAAAAGCTAATGAAAATAATGTGAAAGTTGTAAATACCCAAACTGTTGATGGAACTGTTCAAAACATGCTAACAAGTATTACTGAAACTTGTAAAACAGTTATGCTTAAAAATACTGTTGATGAATTAGCTGATGTTGTAGATATTATTATAAATAAACATGGTGGAGTTATAGAAGATGTTACTTATTTAGTTCCTGGATTTAGAGAACCTTTAACGAGAAAAGTTGATGCTTCTGACCCAGATAAAACTAAAAAATTCATAGAATCTTTAAGAAATAAACCTGAAATAAAAGAAGATTTTGAATATCTCTATAATTTATCAAACAATATTCGAGGCAATAAGATTTGTGCCTCTGATAAAAAAACTTTAGAAAATATAATCAAAGATTTAGATTCAAAAGGTTATTTATACGCAGAAGAAGAGATAAAAGAGAAATAGGTAAAAAATAGCCAATAAATAGCTAAAAAATAACTTTTAAATAGCTTAGAATGGTTATAAATAACTATAAATAGCTATAAATAGTTAAGACATATATAATATATAAAAAATGAGATGATAAATTGGCAAAAATGGTAATAGATTGCCCTGTTTGTCATGGTGAACAAACAGCCCAATCTACAACAAAAACCTCTAACATACCTCATTTTGGAGAGATTCTTGAAACTTCAATTATATGCACTGCATGTGGATATAAACATAATGATGTTATTTGTTTAGAACAAAAAGAACCTAAAAAACATACCATTCATATAAATAATGATACTCTAAAATCTAGAGTTATTAAATCCCAATCAGCTACCGTATCGATCCCAGAGCTAGGATTAAAGGTAGAACCTGGTCCAAAATCCCTTGGATATGTATCAAATGTAGAAGGAATAATTGTACGTTTTGAAGAAGGAGTGAAACAAGCTTTAATAGTTTTTGATGATGAAGAATCTCAAAAAAATGGCCTAGATATTCTTGAAAAATTATCTTTATTGACTAATGGAGAAATTGAAGCAACTTTGATAATAGAAGATCCATTTGGTCAGAGTAATATCATGAATATTAATGTAAAAGAAAAATTATTAACAGAAGAAGAATTAAAACATTTAAAAACAGGTTTTACAATAATAGAAGATAATTCTGAAGAATAAATTATAATTAAAAATAAACTATTATAAAAATCACTGCAAACTAATATAAATTAATATAAATAATATAAATTAGTAAAAATTAGTATAAATTAATATAAAAATACTAAATCATCTAAATTATAAAACAACCCATTAATAATGTTTTATTTTCTAAATCTTATTGTTATAAATTTGTAGAGCAATTATTCTACAAAATATTTATATATAACTTAATTTAAAATAATACTTGTTAAAAATATATACCAATTTAAGATATATATCACACTTTGTGTGAATATATATCCTAAATCACAGATCACATGGTAGTCTTTCTTCGTTATACCCCCATATAACGAAGAAATTTTAACAACATGAATTTTATCTAATACTATAATCTTTTAAATATCAATTAATTAAATTATTAACCAAACTAAGATTATATTTATTATTAATATAATTAAAATATTATTATCCCAATAATATCTTTAAATTTTTATTATCCTAATTAATATTTTTAAATCTTTATTAATACAATTAATATTTTTAAACTATTGCTATTTTATTAATAAAAAAAGTATAAAATATTCACTATATAAGAATATTTATTATTTAGAAACATTAATCATTTTTTGAACAGCTTTTAAAGATTTTTTAGCTATATCTTCAGGAACTGATACTTCAAATTCTTCATTTATCAAAGAATTTTTAACTTTTTCAAGAGAATGTAACTTCATTGTCTTACAAATAGCTTCATCTAATAAAGGATAAAATTTTTTATTAGGAAATTCTCTACTTAACCTTGTTATTAAATCTATTTCAGTCCCAATTATAAATTCATTATTATCAGACTCTTTAACTCGAGAAATCATTCCACCAGTACTTAAAACATAGTCAGCAAGAGACTGAACCTCCATATTACATTCTGGATGAACAATAATCTCAGCATTAGGATAATTTTCTTTAACAAAAGCTATATCTCCTTTATGGAACATTTTATGAACATAACAATGTCCACCTTCAGGAACAGGAATAATTTCCTTATCTGTTTGATTTGCAACAAAATTAGCTAAATTGTTATCTGGACCAAAAAGGATTTTATCCTGATCCAAGCTTTCTACAACCTTTAAAGCATTTGCAGATGTGCAAAGAATATCTGCTTTAGCTTTTGCATCAGCTAAAGAATTTACATAAAGAACAACAGCTGCATCAGGATGTTTCTGCTTAGCTTCCTCTAACTGCTTGGAACTTAACATATGAGCCATTGGACATTCAGCTTCTGTATCAGGTATAACAATTTTTTTATCAGGATTCAGTATATAAGCTGTTTCAGCCATGAAGTCTACACCACAAAAAACAACTAAATCCTTATCTTCAATTTCAGAAGCTTTAATACAGAGTTCTAGTGAATCTCCAATAAAATCAGCAATTTCTTGAATTCCACCAGGTTGATAATTGTGTGCAAGAATAATTGCATTTTTTTCATTCTTCAAGTCAATTATTTCTTTTTGTAAATCTGTTAACATGAAAATTACCTAAATTTATATACAAATTATTTAGTTAAATTTTAAATTTATTAAAGTTATCTTGAGTTATAAAAATATTTAAATTTTCTTATTATAAATTATTATAAGATTTATTAATATTATAATTTATATATTTATTATTAATTTATAGTATTATAATTATTATTTTCATTTATATTATTTTCTATAATACATTTTCAAATTACTTTATTCTTATAATACAATTATAAATTATTTTATTCTTTTAATACGATTCCAAATTACTCAATTTTTATAATAAAAATTCAAATTATTCTCCAATTTCATTTATTATCTTTCTAAGTTCATTAGCAAGATTTAAACGACAATCTTCAATTTTAGAATAATCTTTACCCCAAGCACTGATTTTTAACTTTATTCCACAGTCCACCATTTCTTTTACAAGAACTTGAGGAGAAGAGTTTTCTAATACCCAATCTAAATTAGAAACTCTTTGAATAAAAATATTTTTGAACTTATTTATATTAACATTAAATGGAATTATCATTTCTAGATCAATTCTATGTTCATCAAGAAAAGTATAATTAATATAAGGATTTTTAGCAAGAACTGAATTAGGAACTGTTACAATTAGATTATCTGAAGTAATTAAAGTAGTTGTTCTAAATCCAAGTTTTTTTACTTCACCTTTAATATTATCTACTTCAATAACTTCTCCAACTTTCACAGTTTTATCAGCTAATATAAACATCCCTGAAACAAAACTAGAAATAATATCTCTAGCTGCAAAACCAATACTAATACCAATGATACCTAAACTAACTACTAACGCACTTATGTTAATTCCAGCCATGTCTAGTATCAAAACAAATGCTATGATATAAATTGAATATTTTAAAAGATCTTTCAATAGATAGTTAAGTGTCATCTCAATGTCAAACTTTTCTGTAGCTTTGTTGATTACAAATGAAAATACTTTAACTAGAATCAATGAAATAATTACTATTAATATTGAATAAAGCAAAAATTCAGCGAAAGGATATTGTAAAGATTGTAAAAAGGAATTTAAATTCATTTTATCAACTATTATAATTTTATATTCATAAAGTCATGAGCTACTTCTGTATTTTCAAAAATTTTCAATGCTTCTTCTTTTAAATCATCAATATTAGTATATCTTGTACTAATATGAGTAAGTATCAATTTAGAAACATTAGCTTGTTTAGCTATTTCAGCTACTTGTGATGATGTAGAATGAGCATTATTAATAGCTTTTTCACTATCTTCATCTTTATAAGTAGATTCATGAATTAAAATATCTGCACATTTAGCTAATTCAATCATTTCTTCACAGGGAGTTGTATCTCCCGAATAAACAATTTTTGATCCTATTCTAGGAGGTCCTAATACTTCTTCTGGTTTGATTATTTTTCCATCGACTTCAACATCAATACCTTTATGAAGCTTTCCAAAATCAGGTCCAGGTTTAACTCCTAATTCCATAGCTTTTTCTCTTAAAAATCTAGGTTTTTTCTTTTCATGCACAGAATAAGAAAGATTAACTACATTATGATGAGTTTTTATGCATTCAATAACATATTCTTCGGTTTCAACTACAGTTTCTATTTTCGATCCATTGTTATCAATTTCATGAATTATAATTGGAAAATCAACTGCAAAATAACCAAGATTAAATATAGCTTCTTTCACATTTGAAAGACCAACAGGACCATAAATATGGAGAGGATTATCTTCCATCCTTCCTCTAAATCCCATTGATTGGATAATACCTGGAAGTCCTAGTATATGATCTCCATGAAAATGACTTATAAAGATCTTGTCAATTTTCATCGGACTTATTTTTACATTAGCTAATTGTCGTTGAGTAGCTTCACCACAATCAAAAAGCATAATTTCTCCAAAAGCTTTCAAAGCTATAGCTGGATGATTTCTATATTTTGAAGGAACCGCCGAAGAAGTTCCTAAGAATGTAATTTCCATTAGATCACAAGATAATTATTAAATTATATAAAATTATTATATTGCATTATTATATTAATATTGCATTATTATATTAATTTATTGTATTAGATTATTAATTAAATTATATTTATTAAATTTATTAAATTATTATTAATTGATTTTAATATTAATTGATTTTAATTGATTTTAATTAAAGAAGATTATTATAATAAAGTTATTCAAAGTAAATTTAATTTATTAAATAAATTTATAAGAATAAAATTATAAAATCAAACTAGTAATAAAAATATTAATAAAAATATTAGACAAATTATTGGATAAATTATTAGTAAAATTATTAGTAAAAATTACTAGTAAGATTATTAGTAAGAATATTAATAAATCTATTTTATTAAATAAGATTTAATAAAGAAAATTTATTAAAAGAACCTATTAAAAATAGACATTCTAAAATATTTCTATGATAATATATTCTTTTTTAGTATAAAAATATTTGTTCAAAAAATTATATATAATTTAGTATTTAAATAATAATTAAATAAAAATATAGCTATTTGGTGATTTAATGAAAAAAACAATTGAAAATTGGATTGACGAAGACATTGGTTTTGGAGATATTACTACTGAAGCATTAGTTTCAGATGAAACATTAGCTAATGCTAAAATAATAGCTAAAGAACCTGGTATTGTGGCTGGTTCTCAAATTGCGAAAGAAATCTTTGAAAGTAGAAATTTAATGGTAGCAGTCCTTAAGGATGATGGATCTGAAGTTTATGCTGGAGGAACAATCATTGAAATAATGGGTAAAGCTAAAGACATATTAGCTCTAGAAAGGACTGCAATTAATATACTTATGAGAATGAGTGGGATAGCTACCCAAACAAATGAAATAGTTAAAAAAGCAAAAAATATTAATCCTAATATTAAAATTGCAGGAACTCGTAAAACTGCTCCAGGATTAGCTAAATTCGATAATTTAGCTATAAGTATTGGAGGTGGAGATACACACAGATTTTGTCTCGATGATATGGTTTTAATCAAAGATAATCATATTGAAATTGTGGGGTCAATAGCTGATGCTATAAAACAAACAAAAGAGAAAGTTAGCTTTACTAAGAAGATAGAGATTGAAGTTGAAAATAGTAAAGATGCAGCTATTGCTTCTAAAAATGGCGCAGATATTATAATGTTGGACAATATGAATTTTGATCAAATACAAGAAACAATAGAAATTTTAAATGACTTTAAACTCAGAGAAAATGTTATTATAGAAGTTTCAGGCAGAGTAGATCCCGAAAACATACAAAAATTAGTAGAAACAGGAACAGATATAATTTCATTAGGATCATTAACCCATTCATCAAAAAGTTTAGACATTAGTTTAGATTTAAATTTAGAAATTTCACCAAACAAATCTAAATAAACTCAAATAACATAAACAAATCTGAATAAGTCTAAATATCTTAAATATCCTAAATAAACCTTAATGTTATAAATTTATAATATTAAATAGAATAATAGTTAATATTATTTATTAATATCATTCATTTTTATCTTCTAAAAAACTAGATAAAAATACTGTCATTTCTATTTCTTCTCTAGCTATAAAATCATCAATTTTAGCTTTGGCTTCATCAGTATGAAATGGAGACATTTCTTCATCATAGAATATTGTGATATATAATAAATCATCACTAATATCTATTTTTCCTTCTAAATTTTCTTTTAAAAATTCTAATGAATCTGAATCTAATCCAGATACCTCATAAGTCACAAAACTCATTTCTTTATCTTCAGAGTCTAACTTTTCAGCAGACCCATAATCTTTTACCTTTACTTTCATAAAATCATTTTCCAAACATCATTTCTAAAAAAAATCAACCCTAATAAAATCAATTTTATTAAAATCAATTCCAAAAAAGCTATTTTTCTATAAATTTCATCTTATAATTTTTATATGTTATTTAAAATCCTTCAAAATTCTATTTAAAATCTTTTAAAAATTCTTCTAATTCTTTTTTTATCTTTATTATTTCATGAGTTCCAATATGCCCCATTATAGAATCATAAATGATTAATTTTGAGTCTTTTATCATTTTTGACATAGGAATAGCATCAAGTTCTGGAGGGAAATATTGATCTTGGTTTATAGCTACTATCAAACTTTTCGCTTTTATATTAGAAACAATATCTTCAATATCATATGCAGTTGAAGCATTATTTCTATAAACTATATCATTAGCATCCCATTTTTCTTCAACAGCTTCTTCTGCCATTTCATCCATAGCTAAATCAATTTCATCATTAGATAATTCATACCTATAATATTCTCTTGACAAACCATACGGATACATAGATTCATTAGCTAATTTAAGAGAATTTGTAAGAGGTTTAGTATAATTTCCATTGTTATAATTAGGATCACTTTCAATTATATTATTCATAAACTTAAATAGAGCATAATTATGACCTGCTACTTTATATGAACTTACTAAAGATATTAAAAAATCCATATAATCAGGATATTTAGCTCCCCATGTCAATGCTTCAAATCCACCCATTGAATTTCCTATAACTCCCTTTAGAT from Methanobrevibacter sp. TMH8 encodes the following:
- a CDS encoding TatD family hydrolase, which codes for MIDTHIHGDARSSEDFERMFISGIDTAITCAYYPYEITNETVLLNHLERILNYDTERAAKYGLELKVALGIHPTNIVKSPEIIFNKLNDYIENKDIIAIGEIGLENLTPEEFNIFEKQLEIADETKSKVIIHTPRKDKKEVLKEIKSVVLKKIDPKLVVIDHINSKVIDEVIDEDFILGLTIQPQKMEIDEAVDILKEYGFDKFLLNSDISNMPSDPLSVPKTVRTLQKIGFDGKKIDKVAFKNAKTFFNI
- a CDS encoding cell division protein SepF, producing the protein MSFVDTLKRSLGFDEETREPVTGDYAEDLLENDFYIAPEQPFYEIILIRPRTVDDMDYVFDQIVEENNPVIVDLGFLENEGPDAFQMAGEKIKILRNKHKTEAISLCKGPDKNMIILTPSRINLIKKG
- a CDS encoding DUF1611 domain-containing protein, with the translated sequence MYSIVSVEELQSLNPFIVIGCGGGGEKFSNLEGIETVGFIDDDDTKHGKTFCGSNVSGSLIKTMEETDAKSVAIMLPIGAEGSALRYAVQAIDNGKNVVSSFRSLPLNDNISLLNFANEKNVTIKEISPRLDVINDLFGISPEKCCETLPKISYKPKAPVVFVGGTSQECGKRTTTRLLGKAADKKGLTSVVISTDEMGLEQPSDLNFRAGSLSAMDIPSAILGSIRYLEKKKNPDIIFIEGQSSLTEKGNPHPRGLSAAILIGASPDATIVCHRPNHPYRDPRGITEEITAIEAVEPTKVVGLSINLRNADSNMKSEDFESEFNLPSADVYNEGASKLLDSILKYLEENNK
- a CDS encoding 3H domain-containing protein — translated: MRKPYVILVGSASGIGKSTISAELAKKLEIKHLLETDFIREIVRGIIGEEYAPALHKSSFDAFTVLRNKQNFDTNDELINAGFVEHASFVIPAIEKVISRAISDYDDVVIEGVHLVPGLIDIDKFKNDASIHFFVLESSEENHKDRFVKRAMQIHRGGKQLEYFSENRVIHDFLVKKANENNVKVVNTQTVDGTVQNMLTSITETCKTVMLKNTVDELADVVDIIINKHGGVIEDVTYLVPGFREPLTRKVDASDPDKTKKFIESLRNKPEIKEDFEYLYNLSNNIRGNKICASDKKTLENIIKDLDSKGYLYAEEEIKEK
- a CDS encoding ZPR1 zinc finger domain-containing protein; the protein is MVIDCPVCHGEQTAQSTTKTSNIPHFGEILETSIICTACGYKHNDVICLEQKEPKKHTIHINNDTLKSRVIKSQSATVSIPELGLKVEPGPKSLGYVSNVEGIIVRFEEGVKQALIVFDDEESQKNGLDILEKLSLLTNGEIEATLIIEDPFGQSNIMNINVKEKLLTEEELKHLKTGFTIIEDNSEE
- the nadA gene encoding quinolinate synthase NadA, which produces MLTDLQKEIIDLKNEKNAIILAHNYQPGGIQEIADFIGDSLELCIKASEIEDKDLVVFCGVDFMAETAYILNPDKKIVIPDTEAECPMAHMLSSKQLEEAKQKHPDAAVVLYVNSLADAKAKADILCTSANALKVVESLDQDKILFGPDNNLANFVANQTDKEIIPVPEGGHCYVHKMFHKGDIAFVKENYPNAEIIVHPECNMEVQSLADYVLSTGGMISRVKESDNNEFIIGTEIDLITRLSREFPNKKFYPLLDEAICKTMKLHSLEKVKNSLINEEFEVSVPEDIAKKSLKAVQKMINVSK
- a CDS encoding mechanosensitive ion channel family protein, translated to MNLNSFLQSLQYPFAEFLLYSILIVIISLILVKVFSFVINKATEKFDIEMTLNYLLKDLLKYSIYIIAFVLILDMAGINISALVVSLGIIGISIGFAARDIISSFVSGMFILADKTVKVGEVIEVDNIKGEVKKLGFRTTTLITSDNLIVTVPNSVLAKNPYINYTFLDEHRIDLEMIIPFNVNINKFKNIFIQRVSNLDWVLENSSPQVLVKEMVDCGIKLKISAWGKDYSKIEDCRLNLANELRKIINEIGE
- the rnz gene encoding ribonuclease Z: MEITFLGTSSAVPSKYRNHPAIALKAFGEIMLFDCGEATQRQLANVKISPMKIDKIFISHFHGDHILGLPGIIQSMGFRGRMEDNPLHIYGPVGLSNVKEAIFNLGYFAVDFPIIIHEIDNNGSKIETVVETEEYVIECIKTHHNVVNLSYSVHEKKKPRFLREKAMELGVKPGPDFGKLHKGIDVEVDGKIIKPEEVLGPPRIGSKIVYSGDTTPCEEMIELAKCADILIHESTYKDEDSEKAINNAHSTSSQVAEIAKQANVSKLILTHISTRYTNIDDLKEEALKIFENTEVAHDFMNIKL
- the nadC gene encoding carboxylating nicotinate-nucleotide diphosphorylase; the encoded protein is MKKTIENWIDEDIGFGDITTEALVSDETLANAKIIAKEPGIVAGSQIAKEIFESRNLMVAVLKDDGSEVYAGGTIIEIMGKAKDILALERTAINILMRMSGIATQTNEIVKKAKNINPNIKIAGTRKTAPGLAKFDNLAISIGGGDTHRFCLDDMVLIKDNHIEIVGSIADAIKQTKEKVSFTKKIEIEVENSKDAAIASKNGADIIMLDNMNFDQIQETIEILNDFKLRENVIIEVSGRVDPENIQKLVETGTDIISLGSLTHSSKSLDISLDLNLEISPNKSK
- a CDS encoding DUF5750 family protein; the protein is MKVKVKDYGSAEKLDSEDKEMSFVTYEVSGLDSDSLEFLKENLEGKIDISDDLLYITIFYDEEMSPFHTDEAKAKIDDFIAREEIEMTVFLSSFLEDKNE
- a CDS encoding alpha/beta fold hydrolase; the protein is MNNLPVEYIAFGTPITDDEGYITNAIVFCHGWGGDYGSLRRIIDIMGPGEPIDTKKFFIIAITTLGSLNSASPSVMELGAKFPKYSIGDMVRFQMEFLKVKFNIKHLKGVIGNSMGGFEALTWGAKYPDYMDFLISLVSSYKVAGHNYALFKFMNNIIESDPNYNNGNYTKPLTNSLKLANESMYPYGLSREYYRYELSNDEIDLAMDEMAEEAVEEKWDANDIVYRNNASTAYDIEDIVSNIKAKSLIVAINQDQYFPPELDAIPMSKMIKDSKLIIYDSIMGHIGTHEIIKIKKELEEFLKDFK